From Lewinellaceae bacterium:
GGATGAAGCCCTGCTTTGCGATGTGGTCAATATCGGAAGGGAAACCGCCAGGGAGGTGCGGCTGGAGGCTGTGGTCCGGAAAAAAGGCAGCAACGCTATAGTCTACGCCGACACTTTGTTCTACGGCGATATTCCCGTGGATTCCCTGGTGGAAAACGTCCTGTTCAACCGACGGCTGGAAGCGGTATCGCTTCAGGAAACCGGAGAATACGAAGCGTTTTACGCCGTAGGGCATAACCAGCCCGACGACAGGCCGCAGGATGACACCCTGCGCTGGCGCTTCAGAGTCTCTGATTTCACGTTTGCCAAGGAATTCGGCCCCACCCGGGATATTGCTCCTGCCGGGAGCAAATCCTATAGTTATGGAAATATTTTCTACGTCCCAAAGGGAGAAGGCTTCTTTGCTTGCGCCGCGAGTTTTGGCATTGCCAATAGCGCTCAACTGGCCAACCTGGGCGAAGACGTCACCCTTCTCTTTTATCAATGGGATGGCGACCTGAACGAAGATGGCATGGCCAACATTGAAGAATACCAACTTTTATCATTCAACTCCCATGCATTCTCCGAACTCGACGGCACCGGCCTGATCCACCTTGCCATCTCAGAAGACGGCGTGAGCCAGCCCCTCCAGGACGATACGTACTATATGGTCGTGGTGCAATACGAATCCAACATCCTCAACTGCTTTATGCAGGCTTCTGACACCATCGATTATCAGGCCGCCGGGTTCGTCAGCGATTCTCTGGGCCGCAGGCAATATTCCAGCGTGCTGGACGTCGGCAATACGGGCACTTACAACACCATTGGCTTCGGACCCAACATCGTGCCGGTAGTGCGTCTGCATCTGAGCCCCAGGGTGGATTGCCTATCCTCTGCCAACGAAGCGTTCGACAATAATGTGGTGGACTTAAAGCTTTCGCCTAACCCGGCTGGCGATTGGATGCGACTGCAACTGGATACCGGAAAAGCCTACCGCAATGCCTCGTTGGTGATAACCAGCCTGTCCGGGAAAATAGTCAGAAAGGAGTTCCTGGGTGATGTGGCCGGGGATTTACCCCCTCTCGATGTCAGCAAGGTTCCCCCGGGCGTCTATATCGTGAAGTTCCGGTCAAATGAATATACAGCGGTAGGGAAGCTGGCGGTACAGCGGTAACCATTCGCTACGCCGTCAGAAAAAGAGCACTGGAAAAAGCACGGTATGTTTCCCAACCTCAACCCGATAAAAATGAAGCCCCGAACGCAATCCGGCTGTCCAGTTGAAAGTATAATCGCCCTGTTCCATTTTGCCCCTGGTAACGGTATCCACTATTCTGCCGTTCAGGTCCACCACCTCGATGGAGACAAAACCGCCGACAGCAACGGATAAGTGGAGCTGCGCTTCTTCAGAAACGGGATTGAGATATTGCACCTCAAAAGGCTTACCTTTTACATCAGTTACAGGAGATGCCAAAGAAAAAACGGAGTGGAGCCACCGAAGCATGGAAGAAAGCTTTCGGAAACGAGCAAATCAACCCTGCCGGACGCTACTGCAAAAAGATCAGCCAGGCTATAGAGGAGGAGGTAGGCGAAGTGCTGCATAAGGATACCATCCGAAATTTCCTGCGCGGCAACAATGACCCTCAACCCCGTATCAGAGACATTTACGCCACTTTTGTTTTAGAAGGAAACGAAGAGCGGCCCTGCACCTACAACGACTTCATCCTCCATATTAAGGAAGAAGACAGCACCGCCGGCGAAGAAAAGAAGCGCCCCCGCCTCCCCGTGTTAACCCGGATGGCCGGGTGCCGCACAATGAGCGTTGCTGCCCTCATCATTGCAATAATAGCCATACTGGGCACAGCAGGCTTTTCCTTCCTGCTCAGCGGCTCCGAGCCGAGCAGCATATCTTACCGCTTTACCCATTCCAACCTGGAACAGCTGGAAGCCGACGGCTGGTTCCTCTTTCCCGATTCTATTGACTACGACTTGTGGGGGCGATATCCAAACAGCGGGTACCTGACCATGGAAACTTTTCCCGGGGATTCCTATCTGGACAACAGAGAGTATAAGCCCTGGGTGATCAATATTTTGGCCCGTGCGTTTGAGTGTGGCGACTGTTGCGAAATTGAAGTCAAGGTCACTGGCTTTACTCCCTGGCAACGCTACCAGCAGGCGGACTTTTTCCTTTTCTATGAAGACGAAGCCGTCCCCAGCTTCCGGATGGGTTATGGATTCGCAGGTTCAGTTGTAGCTACCGACGCGTTTATCAGGGATGATATCTACTCCAACCGGTCTTTCTTTCCACCGCACTACATTGGGCGGACAAGAATCCTTTCGGGCCGGGATATTGACGCGAAAGTATCGCTCGATTCTGTGGTTCTTAAGATTAGGATACAAGACGGCCAATACTTCCTGCTTCACAAAGTGAACGATGGAGGCTTTATTCCTTTGCGTAGCCAGTCACTGGATTTTCCGCCCCCCCGCTACATCGGCCTGGCGGCCTTCCAGGGGCGGCCGGAAATCCCCTACCCTGTCTACCCGCAAGCGGATACCATCCCGGCGCATTTTGAGTACGTGAGGATCAGGCCTTGCGGGGAGGAGTAATCAGGCGCTCCCTGCTCTTGCCTCCGGATTGAAGTTCCGGGGCAGTTATTCCAACGCCGGGAGCAACATGCCGTTAAGGCTACCCGTCTAACGCTGGACAACTAAGCCGTTGTTCGTTGTCTGTTGACCGTTGTTCGGCATTTCAACTCATTGATCGTCAATAAATTGCACTGTGTTGGAACATAACTTCTCAATAAATAGGAATGAAACCTGTCGTCCCTACAGGCTACGGTTTACACACATCTTTACGAAATGTTGATATCCAGAGTCCCGGAGGGACGAAAGCTCGTTGCCAGGGCCACAGGCCCTGGTTTAAAAGCCAGGCAGCCAGAGAGTCCTGCCCCAAAGGGGCCACTGTGTGGTAAGGACGACAGATTTGCGCGATGAGAACCCGGGAAAATTGCCCCACCGGGCCCCGAATCTGTCGCTCTTACAGAGCTCTCTTGGCTTCACATAGCTATCCAGGGCCTGGCGGCCCTGGCAAGGGGCTATCATCCCTACGGGATTGAGACCAGGAGCCGCCGGGCAAAGCACTACAGTCCGGCGGCTGTCAGCCCACTGGAAAAACTGGCGTAAACTTATGTGTAAACCGTAGCCCTACAGGACTCCAACAACGCTAAACCCCATTTCCAGGGCCTCATCCCGTTGGCAAACGGGAGCAACGGCCTTTCGTCCTTACAGGACTGGCCGCAAAACGACATTTATTGAGAAGCTACTGTTGGAACCAAACAACAATCAACTGGCAACCAATAACTGTCCAAGCTTAGACTGGTGGCCGCCGTTAATAGTTATTGGTTAATAACCAGCGCTTTATGGCGATGTCAGGCGCAGTAACTAATAACTGTCCTCGCACCCCCCCTACCCCAATTGCCCCAGCGCCTCCTCCAAACTCCTGATCTTCGACTCCCCGTCGGCCAGCTTCTGGCGCTCCTTGTCCACAACAGGCGCAGGAGCGTTATTGACGAAGCGCTCGTTGCCCAATTTTTTCATCACCGACTGTACGAAGCCCTGGTAGCGCTCCAGTTCCTTTTGCAGGCGTTCGCGCTCTTCTTCTATGTTGATTTCCTGGT
This genomic window contains:
- a CDS encoding T9SS type A sorting domain-containing protein, translating into MQYLNPVSEEAQLHLSVAVGGFVSIEVVDLNGRIVDTVTRGKMEQGDYTFNWTAGLRSGLHFYRVEVGKHTVLFPVLFF